The Manihot esculenta cultivar AM560-2 chromosome 1, M.esculenta_v8, whole genome shotgun sequence genome has a window encoding:
- the LOC110615673 gene encoding DEAD-box ATP-dependent RNA helicase 8 isoform X2, translating into MNNYNRGRYTPGIGAGRGAGMNANPSFQSRVPQQQYVQRNSMQNHQQFQQQQQQQWLRRTQLPPADSSVDEVEKTVQSEAVDSSSQDWKARLKIPPPDTRYKTEDVTATKGNEFEDYFLKRELLMGIYEKGFERPSPIQEESIPIALTGSDILARAKNGTGKTAAFCIPALEKIDQDNNFIQVVILVPTRELALQTSQVCKELGKHLKIQVMVTTGGTSLKDDIMRLYQPVHLLVGTPGRILDLAKKGVCVLKDCSMLVMDEADKLLSPEFQPSIEQLIRFLPPNRQILMFSATFPVTVKDFKDRYLQKPYIINLMDELTLKGITQYYAFVEERQKVHCLNTLFSKLQINQSIIFCNSVNRVELLAKKITELGYSCFYIHAKMLQDHRNRVFHDFRNGACRNLVCTEDAWDIIS; encoded by the exons ATGAACAATTATAATAGAGGGCGGTATACGCCAGGGATCGGTGCCGGTAGAGGCGCAGGTATGAACGCGAACCCCAGTTTTCAGTCGAGGGTTCCGCAGCAGCAGTATGTGCAGAGGAATTCGATGCAGAATCACCAGCAGTTTCAACAACAACAGCAGCAGCAGTGGTTGAGGAGGACCCAGTTACCTCCTGCAGATTCCAGCGTTGACGAGGTTGAAAAGACCGTTCAGTCTGAGGCCGTTGACTCTAG tTCACAAGATTGGAAGGCCAGGCTGAAGATACCTCCACCTGATACACGCTACAAAACAGAA GATGTGACAGCCACAAAAGGAAATGAATTTGAGGACTACTTTCTGAAACGTGAATTGCTTATGGGAATCTATGAGAAGGGGTTTGAAAGACCCTCCCCTATACAGGAAGAAAGCATACCAATTGCTCTTACAGGCAGTGATATTCTTGCTAGAGCTAAAAATGGAACTGGGAAAACAGCAGCCTTTTGTATTCCTGCTTTAGAAAAAATTGACCAAGATAACAATTTTATTCAAG TTGTTATACTTGTTCCCACTAGAGAGTTGGCTCTTCAGACATCACAAGTTTGCAAGGAGCTTGGGAAGCACTTGAAAATTCAAGTAATGGTCACCACAGGAGGTACAAGTCTAAAAGATGACATCATGCGTCTATACCAACCGGTGCATTTGCTTGTTGGGACTCCTGGAAGGATACTAGATCTCGCAAAGAAGGGTGTTTGTGTTTTGAAAGATTGTTCAATGCTTGTTATGGATGAG GCTGACAAGCTTTTGTCTCCGGAATTTCAACCCTCAATAGAGCAGCTGATCCgctttcttcctccaaatcgTCAGATTTTGATGTTTTCTGCCACATTTCCTGTTACTGTTAAGGATTTCAAGGATAGATATTTACAAAAGCCTTATATTATCAATCTTATGGATGAGCTTACTCTCAAGGGTATTACACAATATTATGCCTTTGTTGAAGAACGACAGAAAGTTCACTGTCTAAACACTCTTTTCTCTAAG CTTCAAATAAACCAATCAATCATATTCTGCAACTCTGTGAATCGGGTGGAACTTTTGGCCAAGAAGATCACAGAGCTTGGATATTCTTGTTTTTATATCCATGCAAAGATGTTGCAAGATCACCGCAACAGAGTGTTTCATGACTTCCGCAATGGTGCATGCAGGAATCTTGTTTGTACTG